From Onychostoma macrolepis isolate SWU-2019 chromosome 05, ASM1243209v1, whole genome shotgun sequence, one genomic window encodes:
- the LOC131541478 gene encoding uncharacterized protein LOC131541478: MELRSLHLLLFSLSLISHVCSGQTQEKLKPVLSVAPDGPLTFLGGSVILTCVLLELNVTFRWFCDAAEVHRSQHNQFIIADVQKSHSCSYRCYGSFEHWPRFSFWSNAVNLTVIQRPKALVSVTAAGNTVTLTCDIQPSGNTNWTFIWFKDASVVPVHTEREITVTPDASHTGNYSCRGETRPDPLRSDMSDAVTLTTGLSGSEASLSVLKLLSFLLAVCPYLLASVMLALRCCRSHARPDGENDPVCCYREDGQST, translated from the exons ATGGAGCTCAGGTCACTTCATCTATTGCTCT TTTCTCTGTCTTTAATTTCACACGTCTGCTCAGGACAAACACAAG AGAAGCTGAAGCCGGTGCTGAGCGTGGCCCCTGACGGGCCCCTGACGTTCCTCGGCGGCTCCGTGATCCTCACCTGTGTCCTGCTGGAGCTCAATGTGACCTTCAGATGGTTCTGTGATGCTGCTGAAGTTCATCGATCTCAGCACAACCAGTTCATCATTGCAGACGTTCAGAAGTCGCACAGCTGCTCGTACAGATGTTACGGGTCCTTCGAACACTGGCCACGATTCTCCTTCTGGAGTAATGCTGTCAATCTCACCGTCATCC AGAGGCCGAAGGCGTTAGTGAGTGTAACGGCCGCTGGAAACACCGTGACTCTGACCTGTGACATTCAGCCCAGTGGAAACACTAATTGGACGTTCATCTGGTTTAAAGACGCTTCAGTCGTTCCCGTTCACACTGAGAGAGAGATCACTGTCACACCAGACGCGTCTCACACGGGCAATTACAGCTGCAGAGGAGAAACCAGACCGGACCCGCTGAGATCAGACATGAGTGATGCTGTCACACTGACCACAG gtctGTCTGGTTCAGAAGCGTCGCTCTCGGTTCTCAAGCTGCTCAGTTTTCTGCTGGCAGTTTGTCCGTATCTGCTGGCGTCCGTCATGCTGGCGCTCAGATGCTGCAGATCTCACG ctCGGCCTGATGGGGAAAATGATCCTGTGTGCTGTTACAGAGAGGACGGACAATCTACATGA